A single region of the Triticum dicoccoides isolate Atlit2015 ecotype Zavitan chromosome 2B, WEW_v2.0, whole genome shotgun sequence genome encodes:
- the LOC119366026 gene encoding AP2-like ethylene-responsive transcription factor AIL5, which translates to MDMDAAHGHYPWLNFSLAHHCEMGEEERGAAAELAAIAGAGPPPKLEDFLGGGANGNHNGRNNNDAGRGDQVVSAATAEMYDSELKFLAAGFLGGATGTTAPTISPAAAPQEQADPKMPAPAPEQKKAVDSFGQRTSIYRGVTRHRWTGRYEAHLWDNSCRREGQSRKGRQVYLGGYDKEEKAARAYDLAALKYWGSSTTTNFPVADYEKEVEEMKHMTRQEFVASLRRKSSGFSRGASIYRGVTRHHQHGRWQARIGRVAGNKDLYLGTFSTEEEAAEAYDIAAIKFRGLNAVTNFEIGRYNVESIISSNLPIGNMSGGAGRGSKALESSSPEAAALPVEAPHSLAFTALPMKYDQQQQDYLSFLALQHHQQGNLQGLGYGLYSSGVNLDFANAGPGGAMAPHCYGSNAGDLHLQQHDQQQQQHEGEGQEQQHDQHHSMGFGASTPMAAFSSGGPYESSVTAGSFGYYPNVAAFQTPIFGME; encoded by the exons ATGGACATGGACGCCGCGCATGGCCACTACCCGTGGCTCAACTTCTCCCTCGCTCACCACT GTGAGATGGGGGAGGAGGAGCGGGGAGCGGCCGCCGAGCTGGCCGCCATCGCCGGGGCCGGGCCGCCGCCCAAGCTCGAGGACTTCCTCGGGGGCGGCGCCAACGGCAACCACAACGGAAGGAATAATAATGACGCCGGCCGCGGCGACCAGGTTGTCTCTGCAGCGACCGCGGAGATGTACGACTCAGAGCTCAAGTTCCTGGCCGCCGGATTCCTGGGCGGCGCTACCGGAACCACGGCGCCCACTATCTCCCCGGCGGCGGCTCCTCAGGAGCAGGCCGACCCGAAGATGCCGGCCCCTGCGCCGGAGCAGAAGAAGGCCGTCGACTCCTTCGGCCAGAGGACCTCCATCTACCGTGGCGTCACGCG GCACCGTTGGACGGGTAGGTACGAGGCGCATCTGTGGGACAACAGCTGCCGGCGTGAAGGCCAGAGCCGCAAGGGCCGCCAAG TGTACCTCG GTGGCTATGataaggaggagaaggcggcaaggGCGTACGATCTCGCCGCGCTGAAGTACTGGGGGTCTAGCACCACCACCAACTTCCCG GTTGCCGACTATGAAAAGGAGGTGGAGGAGATGAAGCACATGACACGCCAGGAGTTTGTAGCTTCACTTAGGAG GAAGAGTAGTGGTTTCTCCCGTGGCGCTTCCATATACAGGGGTGTCACAAG ACATCACCAGCATGGTCGATGGCAGGCGAGGATCGGACGGGTTGCTGGCAACAAGGATCTATACCTCGGAACATTCA GCACCGAGGAGGAAGCCGCGGAGGCCTACGACATCGCGGCCATCAAGTTCCGGGGCCTGAACGCGGTCACCAACTTCGAGATCGGCCGGTACAACGTGGAGAGCATCATCAGCAGCAACCTCCCGATCGGCAACATGTCCGGCGGTGCAGGGCGGGGCAGCAAGGCCTTGGAGTCCAGCTCCCCGGAAGCCGCCGCATTGCCCGTGGAAGCGCCGCACTCGCTGGCGTTCACGGCGCTGCCGATGAAGTACGACCAGCAGCAGCAGGACTACCTGTCGTTCCTGGCCCTGCAGCACCACCAGCAGGGCAACCTCCAGGGGCTCGGCTACGGCCTCTACAGCTCCGGCGTCAACCTGGACTTCGCCAACGCCGGCCCCGGCGGCGCGATGGCGCCTCACTGCTACGGCAGCAACGCCGGCGACTTGCACCTTCAGCAACacgatcagcagcagcagcagcacgagggGGAGGGGCAGGAGCAGCAGCATGATCAGCATCACTCCATGGGGTTCGGCGCGTCGACGCCCATGGCGGCTTTCAGCAGCGGCGGGCCCTACGAAAGCTCGGTGACGGCAGGGTCCTTTGGATACTACCCAAATGTGGCAGCCTTTCAGACGCCGATCTTTGGAATGGAATGA